In Risungbinella massiliensis, the genomic stretch GTGCACACACGGTAACCTTTCCCGTGAGGGAAAGCTGAGCATGCAGAAGTCAGCAGATGTCATAGTACTGATCAGTCAGATCAGGAAGGACTGAACTGTAAGAGAGTGTGAAATAAACTCGAATCTCACCGAGCTGTTGATGCAGACAATCCGAGAGGACTTACTTAGCAAAATAGTAGTGAATCCTACGAAATGACTAAGAGGGCAGAGGTTCCGGTGGCGTGAAGAGACAGAAAAGCATAACGGACTATACAAGAAGAGATGTGTGTCCGTCTGATCTTACGGAACCGCCGTATACCGAACGGTACGTACGGTGGTGTGAGAAGACGGGGGCTAATCGCCCCCTCTTACTCTATTTGAACTGCAAAATAGCATTAGAGTACAATTTGTTCCAGAACGCCAAATGGATATCAAAATCATAATCGCTTATTAATACAAATACTAAATCGAACAGGTCTCAGAGCTTCTTTTGTTCCAGCTATTAATATTAAATGACCACAATTAAGAATAACCAACTGACTCCTAATGTATAGGGAGTCGGTTGTATTGTATCTAAACGTATAATTTTTCCGAAATGATACAATCACCTATTCATAACCCATACAATAAACTTTTTAACGAATAGATTAGTTAAAAAATGTAGTTGTGGTAGTAAGAACAAATGTGACCCTTGTGACCGTTGTAAAAAATGTAGTTGTTCTTGTAACCGAACAAACAAGTGAAGCAAGTTTAGTAAATGAAATATTCTAAAGTGAATACATGGGATCTTGCGCTTACCAGAGTTACTCGAGAAGGAAATATGGTTCTCTATCACCAGTTCTTTAGCCTATGAAACGTAGATAGAAGTACAAGAACCTAGTAGTCTAATATGTCGGAATAGCCTTGTTTTCACTTTTCCTGTAGTAGCATAAACAAACCAACATCCTGAACTTTTTAGAGGATTGGTTGCATATCTATTACTGGGCAACATGAGCAACACATATCAAATGCCCTTCACTTACTATTATCAAAAGAGTCGCTCAATTACAAATGGATACTTTCAGTAGAACAAAAAAGCCCCAGTCTATAGATCGATTGGGGCTGTGGCTATCCATCTCTTCATTTTAATAAACTAGGAAGTTTGTACTTTAACCTCATCTGTAGATTTTCTAAACAACTTATCTATTAGAATCCCGATGAAAATACCAACAATTGCAGGAACGACCCATCCAAGACCATAAGAAGCCAAAGGGAGGGTATCTGCGAGAGTTTGTACTACTCCTAAATCAAATCCAAAAGATTTTAGCCCATCGATCAGTGCAACAATTCCTGTGATGAGTATTGAACTACCATAAACTTTCTTTGAACCATGAAAGAATTTATGGAAAAAGGTGAGTGTGACTAATACGATCGTAATCGGATAGGCAGTTACAAGAAATGGCACAGATACTTTCAAAATTTGATTTAATCCTAAATTAGAAAGCATGAAACCTACTAGACTTACCGTTGTTACAACAAAACGATAGGTTACTTTGGGAATAAGCTTAGAAAAATATTGTCCACAAGCTGTTGTTAGCCCAACCACAGTCGTAAAACAAGCTAGGGTAAAAATAAAGCCGAGTAACACATTTCCACTGGTACCTAACAAGAAGTTAGCAGTAGCAGTTAGTATCTCTGTTCCGTTTTCAAAAGAGCCATGAGAAGTCATCTTAACTCCGATCACACCAAGTGCAATATAAACAAGAGCGAGTGCTGATCCAGCGATCACACCAGCTTTTAAAGTATATGCCACTAATTTTTTGCGATCTTGAACTCCTTTTTGTTGTAAAGCAGTTAGAATGACAATCCCAAAGGCAAGAGAGGCAAGGGCGTCTAAGGTAGCATATCCTTCGATAAAACCTTTAAAGAATGCACCAGATTGATAGTCAACTGTTGGAGGATGAGCAGAAGAATCTAACTCCATAAACCCGGTTACACATAGAACAACAATCGCCAACAGCAGGATAGGAGTAATGAAACGCCCCATATAGTTAGACATTTTGGATGGGTTTAAACTTACTAGAAATGTCAGAAGAAAGAATACAGCCGTAAATATCACTAACGAGATAGCGGAATTTCCAGCAGATTCCCCAAGAAATGGTTTCAAGCCCATTTCGTATGCAACAGTAGCGTTGCGCGGGATCGCTAGGAATGGTCCGATACATAAATAAACAATTACCATAAAAATAGTACTAAATGTAGGGTTTACTCGATTTCCAATTTCTTGTGCTCCACCATTTACAAGAGATACAGCTACTAACACGATTAGAGGCAATCCAACACCCGTCACGATAAATCCACTGATAGCTACCCAATAGGAAGTTCCTGATTCCATTCCTAGGAAAGGGGGGAACATTAAATTTCCTGCACCGAAAAACATGGAAAATAGCATAAGTCCGATAAAAAATGTGTCTGATTTCTTCATCTTTGTTCTCTCCCTCTGTTTTTTGAAAATAAAAAAACTCGCCCCTAAATTTAGGGACGAGTGTGACTCGCGTTACCACCCTAGTTCCGCAACTAATAAAAAGATTGCGGCTCTCGATCAACGTACGTGTTCATACGTGTTCCATGGTAACGGTGGACAACCCGACAAAACTTACTAGAGTTCAGCTTTGCATCTCGGAGATGATTTTCAGACAGTTCCTAAACATCGACTTTCACCAATTGTCGACTCTCTGGAGATCAGGGATTCTATCTTACTCTTTCTCGTCATGGATGTTGATAAATAATATTGAAAATAAGAATAACAGGATGTATTCGATATATCAACATTTTAATCCGAATGGTTAATATTTCTATTTCGGATTATATCCAATTTTCTACTGTGATTGCATACAATACATGATCCTCCCATACTCCATTAATTTGAAGATATTTGGGAGAGAATCCTTCTTTTTGAAATCCTACTTTTTCTAATACTCGGTGGGAAGCAAGATTATGTGGCATTACAGCTGCCTGTACACGATGAAGTTTTAAATTGTGAAAAGCATAATTGACCGCAAGGCGTACTGCCTCTGTCATATAGCCTCTTCCATGATACTCTTGATCGAGATGATATCCGATGGTGCAGTTTTGCCAAGCCCCACGAGATACATTATCTAAGTTGACTCTACCGATTAGCTGTTCACTATCTTTCAAGAAGATCCCAAAACCATACGCTCGGTCCGCTTGCCAATTACGCTCTAAATTTTGAATCATCGTATAGTGTGCATCAAGCGTATTAGAAGACTCAGAGCGAATTGGCTGAAATGGACGTAGCATCTCACGATTTCTTAG encodes the following:
- the brnQ gene encoding branched-chain amino acid transport system II carrier protein; translated protein: MKKSDTFFIGLMLFSMFFGAGNLMFPPFLGMESGTSYWVAISGFIVTGVGLPLIVLVAVSLVNGGAQEIGNRVNPTFSTIFMVIVYLCIGPFLAIPRNATVAYEMGLKPFLGESAGNSAISLVIFTAVFFLLTFLVSLNPSKMSNYMGRFITPILLLAIVVLCVTGFMELDSSAHPPTVDYQSGAFFKGFIEGYATLDALASLAFGIVILTALQQKGVQDRKKLVAYTLKAGVIAGSALALVYIALGVIGVKMTSHGSFENGTEILTATANFLLGTSGNVLLGFIFTLACFTTVVGLTTACGQYFSKLIPKVTYRFVVTTVSLVGFMLSNLGLNQILKVSVPFLVTAYPITIVLVTLTFFHKFFHGSKKVYGSSILITGIVALIDGLKSFGFDLGVVQTLADTLPLASYGLGWVVPAIVGIFIGILIDKLFRKSTDEVKVQTS
- a CDS encoding GNAT family N-acetyltransferase, which produces MSVYIRKLTKQDATSSHQLLLRNREMLRPFQPIRSESSNTLDAHYTMIQNLERNWQADRAYGFGIFLKDSEQLIGRVNLDNVSRGAWQNCTIGYHLDQEYHGRGYMTEAVRLAVNYAFHNLKLHRVQAAVMPHNLASHRVLEKVGFQKEGFSPKYLQINGVWEDHVLYAITVENWI